A region from the Sorex araneus isolate mSorAra2 chromosome 6, mSorAra2.pri, whole genome shotgun sequence genome encodes:
- the NINJ2 gene encoding ninjurin-2 isoform X2: protein MLDVALFLSNATRLKALLEQGPAAPYYTVLIVLLSASLLLQVAIGVLLVVIARLNLNEVEKQWRLNRLNNAATTLVFIAVVINVFITAFGAHKTGLPAARTSRNPL, encoded by the exons ATGCTGGACGTGGCCCTGTTCCTGTCCAATGCCACGAGGCTGAAGGCGCTGCTGGAGCAGGGGCCGGCCGCCCCCTACTACACGGTCCTCATCGTGCTGCTCAGCGCCTCCCTGCTCCTGCAGGTGGCCATCGGAGTCCTCCTCGTGGTCATCG CTCGACTGAACCTCAACGAGGTGGAGAAACAGTGGAGGCTGAACCGGCTCAACAACGCTGCCACCACCTTGGTCTTCATCGCAGTTGTCATCAATGTCTTCATCACGGCCTTCGGGGCACATAAGACggggctccctgcagccaggaCCTCACGGAATCCCCTCTGA
- the NINJ2 gene encoding ninjurin-2 isoform X1, which translates to MESEREIIDLQPGTPSPQQRVPVNLNHYATKKSVAESMLDVALFLSNATRLKALLEQGPAAPYYTVLIVLLSASLLLQVAIGVLLVVIARLNLNEVEKQWRLNRLNNAATTLVFIAVVINVFITAFGAHKTGLPAARTSRNPL; encoded by the exons CCCGGGACCCCCAGCCCGCAGCAGCGCGTGCCCGTCAACCTGAACCACTATGCCACCAAGAAGAGCGTGGCCGAGAGCATGCTGGACGTGGCCCTGTTCCTGTCCAATGCCACGAGGCTGAAGGCGCTGCTGGAGCAGGGGCCGGCCGCCCCCTACTACACGGTCCTCATCGTGCTGCTCAGCGCCTCCCTGCTCCTGCAGGTGGCCATCGGAGTCCTCCTCGTGGTCATCG CTCGACTGAACCTCAACGAGGTGGAGAAACAGTGGAGGCTGAACCGGCTCAACAACGCTGCCACCACCTTGGTCTTCATCGCAGTTGTCATCAATGTCTTCATCACGGCCTTCGGGGCACATAAGACggggctccctgcagccaggaCCTCACGGAATCCCCTCTGA